The region TATTACAGATGCAACACGTTATATCTCTAAGGAAGTATATAACACAGCCATATTAGATTTAAAACAACGTGGCGTTACTTTATTAACTAGTGACGAAATATAATGTATGAAACACACTTACGGAAAAACCGAAAAACTTAAAAGCAAAATAACAATAGAAAAACTCTTTTCTGAAGGGAAATCTGTATCAGCTTATCCGTTACGCTTAGTGTATTTAAAAACCAATTTTGAAGATGATGTAACTATAAAAGCTGGTGTATCTGTAAGTAAACGTCATTTTAAATTAGCTGTACACAGAAATCGAATAAAACGGCTATTAAGAGAAGCTTACAGATTAAATAAAAATGCACACTTTAGTACGATTTCATCTCAATATGCGTTTATGATTTTATATTTTGGTAAAGACGTTCCTAATTACAACTTTGTTGAAAAGAAAGTAAATACCTTATTTGAAAAATTTACAAAAGCTGAAGCCAACAATCTATAACCTCTAACATTTGAAATTAAAACCGTTTTATACATGAAAACATTACTTAAAAAAAAGATTCTAATTCCTGTTTTTGCGGTTGCTATATTTTTTTCTACAACCGGATTTCAAAACGATTTTTTTGAAATTGCTAAGCAAATTGAAATATTTACAACACTGTACAAAGAGCTTAACATGAATTATGTAGATGAAACCAATCCAGCAAAATTAATGGATACGGCTATAAAAAGCATGTTAAACGATTTAGACCCGTATACCACATTTATGAATGAACAAGATGTAGAAGCGGCTAGAATAAATAATACAGGAGATTATACAGGTATTGGAGCGCGTGTAAAAACACTTAAAGATAAATTAGTAATTGTAGAGCCTTATAAAGATTACCCAGCAGATAAAGCGGGCTTAAAAGCTGGAGACGAAATTATTAAAGTTGGTAATATTAACTTAGAAACATTTAAAGATGATAAAGGCGATTTATTAAAAGGAACTTCTGGTAGCAGTATAGAAGTTACATATAAACGCCAAGGTAAAACCCAAACTGCAACCATAAATAGGGCAGAAGTAGAGATTAATGCGGTCCCGTATTTTTCTATGATTAATGAAGAAACAGGCTACATCGTACTTAGTCAGTTTAATAGTAAAGCATCTTCACAAACTACATATGCTGTAAAAGATTTAAAAGCACAAGGTGCTAAAAATATCATTTTAGATTTAAGAGACAATCCGGGTGGTTTATTGCATGAAGCTGTAAATGTGGTAAATATTTTTGTGCCTAAAGCCCAGTTGGTGGTAACTACTAAATCTAAGGTCAAAAAATTTAATAAAACCTATTATACGCAAAAAGAAGCTTTAGATGTAGAAATACCTCTTGTAGTATTAATAAATGGTCGTAGTGCTTCTGCTAGTGAAATTGTTGCTGGTACGCTTCAGGATTTAGATCGCGCTGTCATTATAGGTTCTCGTAGTTTTGGTAAAGGATTAGTGCAACGTCCAAAACAATTAACTTACGGTACACAACTTAAACTAACAATATCTAGATATTATACACCCTCAGGACGTTGTATACAGGCGTTAGACTATTGGCACAGAGACGAAAAAGGAGATGCCGTAAGAATTGCACAAGAAAATTATCATGAATTTAAAACTAAAAATGGCAGACC is a window of Formosa sediminum DNA encoding:
- a CDS encoding S41 family peptidase, yielding MKTLLKKKILIPVFAVAIFFSTTGFQNDFFEIAKQIEIFTTLYKELNMNYVDETNPAKLMDTAIKSMLNDLDPYTTFMNEQDVEAARINNTGDYTGIGARVKTLKDKLVIVEPYKDYPADKAGLKAGDEIIKVGNINLETFKDDKGDLLKGTSGSSIEVTYKRQGKTQTATINRAEVEINAVPYFSMINEETGYIVLSQFNSKASSQTTYAVKDLKAQGAKNIILDLRDNPGGLLHEAVNVVNIFVPKAQLVVTTKSKVKKFNKTYYTQKEALDVEIPLVVLINGRSASASEIVAGTLQDLDRAVIIGSRSFGKGLVQRPKQLTYGTQLKLTISRYYTPSGRCIQALDYWHRDEKGDAVRIAQENYHEFKTKNGRPVFDGGGVLPDEVLEISKTSAISTAILNKDFIFDYATTYYYAHPNLKNIEDFKFTDSDFNAFKKFLKTNNFNFETETEKALTKAFESAKKEGLDDNIEKDYNTLINNLNTSKIKGIDENKAQLSSLLTDEIVKRYAYREGVYDYYKTNNPEIKRATEILSNTTTYGKFLN
- the rnpA gene encoding ribonuclease P protein component; the encoded protein is MKHTYGKTEKLKSKITIEKLFSEGKSVSAYPLRLVYLKTNFEDDVTIKAGVSVSKRHFKLAVHRNRIKRLLREAYRLNKNAHFSTISSQYAFMILYFGKDVPNYNFVEKKVNTLFEKFTKAEANNL